In Lentibacillus amyloliquefaciens, one DNA window encodes the following:
- a CDS encoding asparaginase — protein MKSILIIHTGGTISMLENKDTGEVTTADSHPLKDVTDRLSFPAHIDEIIPFSVPSPQITPQHMVEVANKINEASGDYDGFVVTHGTDTLEETAYFLDLTVVANKPVIITGAMRSANEIGSDALYNLLSSLRTATNNEAWNKGVLVVINDEIHTAQNVTKTSTSNIATFQSPQYGPIGIVTKDDIIFHHTILSRKIYPVRKTDKRVYLLKAYAGMNGDILDALHQVKPDGLVIEGLGEGNLPKDTLKALQRIINEQIPVILVSRCYRGIVQPTYGYDGGGKQLKDMGIIFANGLTGPKARLKLLIMLETTTNLEALKETFEKTY, from the coding sequence GTGAAAAGCATTCTGATTATACATACTGGCGGAACCATATCAATGCTAGAAAATAAAGATACAGGGGAAGTTACAACCGCAGACAGTCATCCATTAAAAGATGTCACCGATCGTCTGTCTTTCCCGGCTCATATTGATGAAATCATCCCTTTCTCGGTCCCTTCTCCGCAAATCACGCCACAGCATATGGTGGAAGTGGCAAATAAAATAAATGAGGCCTCCGGGGATTATGATGGATTCGTTGTAACACATGGCACCGATACGCTTGAAGAGACAGCATATTTTCTGGATCTTACAGTCGTTGCCAATAAACCAGTTATTATTACCGGAGCTATGCGATCAGCAAATGAAATTGGATCTGACGCGCTATATAATCTGCTAAGTTCCCTGAGAACAGCAACAAACAACGAAGCGTGGAATAAAGGCGTTTTAGTGGTTATAAATGATGAAATACATACAGCACAAAATGTTACAAAGACTTCAACAAGCAATATAGCAACGTTCCAAAGTCCGCAATATGGTCCGATTGGTATTGTCACCAAAGACGATATCATTTTTCATCATACGATTTTATCAAGAAAGATTTATCCAGTCCGTAAAACTGATAAGCGTGTTTATTTATTGAAAGCATACGCAGGTATGAATGGAGATATACTGGATGCTTTACACCAGGTTAAACCGGACGGTCTTGTCATCGAGGGATTGGGTGAAGGTAATTTACCAAAAGATACCCTGAAAGCATTACAACGTATTATAAATGAACAAATACCAGTGATATTAGTGTCACGATGTTATCGGGGTATTGTTCAGCCGACATATGGTTATGACGGCGGCGGGAAACAGCTTAAAGATATGGGCATTATTTTCGCAAATGGCCTGACAGGACCCAAAGCCCGGCTCAAATTATTAATTATGCTGGAGACAACCACAAATTTAGAAGCGCTAAAAGAAACATTTGAAAAGACATATTAA